The following are encoded together in the Nitrososphaerales archaeon genome:
- the gatA gene encoding Asp-tRNA(Asn)/Glu-tRNA(Gln) amidotransferase subunit GatA, whose amino-acid sequence MDLFANASDITNGIKDGSISAEEYIVKLLEHARKVDDRVHAYISLNDNAVERARQIDIAIEKGESVGRLAGVAIAIKDNICTKGLRTTCASKMLEDYVPPYNATVVERLVNEGAIIIGKTNLDEFAMGSTTEFSAFGPSRNPWNPELVPGGSSGGSAVSLASGESTVALGSDTGGSIRCPASFCSVVGLKPTYGLVSRYGLVSFANSLELIGPMARSVYDVALVLSCIAGRDAMDHTTLDVDEKDYTASIKDGVEGLKIGLIKEMLSDGVDEIVSTSIQDAASKFESLGATVDVVSLSSLQYALASYYTIATAEASSNLARYDGIRYGRGMRPDGFEWNSYCTKARSSFGDEVKRRIIIGTYVLSSGYYGKFYLKAQKVRTLIKQEFALLFKRFNLLIAPTMPLLPFKIGEKNLDPLQMYMSDVNTVPANLAGIPSISVPCAFKDNLPVGLQIMGDHLNEEMILRAAYSFEEVAKVKKVTA is encoded by the coding sequence ATGGATCTATTTGCCAACGCGTCGGATATCACAAATGGAATCAAAGACGGCTCAATAAGCGCTGAGGAATACATCGTTAAGTTACTTGAACATGCAAGAAAAGTTGACGATCGCGTACATGCTTACATATCTCTTAACGATAACGCCGTTGAGAGAGCAAGACAGATTGACATTGCAATAGAAAAAGGGGAGAGCGTGGGAAGGTTAGCTGGCGTAGCAATCGCAATAAAGGATAACATATGCACCAAGGGATTGAGAACAACGTGTGCATCTAAAATGCTGGAAGATTATGTGCCTCCATACAATGCTACAGTTGTTGAAAGACTCGTAAATGAAGGCGCTATTATAATTGGAAAAACTAACTTGGATGAATTCGCCATGGGTTCTACTACTGAATTCAGCGCTTTTGGACCAAGCAGAAATCCGTGGAATCCCGAACTTGTTCCCGGCGGTTCTTCTGGTGGTAGCGCAGTATCACTTGCGTCTGGAGAGAGTACAGTTGCCTTAGGGTCTGATACTGGTGGTTCTATAAGATGCCCTGCTAGTTTCTGCTCTGTAGTGGGTTTGAAGCCTACATATGGGTTGGTTAGTCGATATGGCTTGGTTTCATTTGCAAACAGCCTAGAATTGATTGGACCTATGGCTAGATCTGTCTACGACGTAGCTTTAGTGCTTAGCTGCATTGCGGGTAGAGATGCTATGGATCATACAACACTTGATGTTGACGAAAAGGACTACACCGCTTCAATCAAGGATGGTGTAGAAGGTTTGAAGATAGGTTTGATAAAGGAGATGCTTTCTGATGGAGTAGACGAAATTGTATCTACAAGTATTCAGGATGCCGCAAGCAAGTTTGAGAGTCTTGGTGCTACAGTTGATGTAGTCTCCTTGAGTTCGTTACAGTACGCATTAGCATCGTACTATACAATAGCAACGGCGGAAGCAAGCAGTAATCTAGCAAGGTATGATGGCATAAGATACGGCAGGGGGATGCGCCCGGACGGTTTCGAATGGAATTCTTACTGTACTAAAGCAAGAAGCAGTTTTGGCGATGAAGTAAAGAGAAGGATAATTATCGGAACATATGTTCTTTCTTCAGGCTACTACGGAAAGTTTTATTTAAAAGCCCAGAAGGTGCGGACACTTATTAAGCAAGAGTTTGCATTATTGTTTAAGAGATTCAATTTATTGATTGCACCAACTATGCCTTTGCTGCCCTTCAAAATAGGTGAAAAAAATTTAGATCCTTTACAGATGTATATGTCAGATGTTAATACTGTACCAGCAAATCTTGCGGGCATACCATCAATTTCTGTACCATGTGCATTCAAAGATAACTTACCTGTTGGATTACAGATAATGGGAGATCATCTGAATGAAGAAATGATTTTGAGGGCTGCTTACAGCTTTGAAGAGGTTGCAAAGGTGAAAAAGGTGACCGCATGA
- the gatB gene encoding Asp-tRNA(Asn)/Glu-tRNA(Gln) amidotransferase subunit GatB produces MKTKIGLEIHCQLTALKSKLFCSCSTDYRDKEPNTNICSICLGLPGTLPLLNRKALEYALMISLALRCRIPETISFYRKNYFYPDLPKNFQITQYNSYQISSIGIEGTVELDHKKVGIRRVQLEEDPGRLVYESGMETSLYTLVDYNRAGVALVEIVTEPDFEDPKDVRLFLNKLASILEHLGVCDTKLEGSVRCDANVSLANGKKVEIKNVGSFKEVEKALLFEISRQKSLSIKGIEVKAETRHWDDTRRITVQSRTKEEEQDYRYFPEPDIPAVSLGEELIEYLQKNMPELPEARKSRFIENFGLSEHTAQVLIDEKGMADFFEEATKSYGNAQEIANWLVTDVKSFMGETDGIRSLKIQPAHIADLAKLVDQSIISRNTGKQILQQIVRSGEMPSEVIKKFEATKISDEQVLVEIIDDVFTKEKDAVQDALKNEKAINFLLGKVIQLTKGRADPALATKLIKKKLATIS; encoded by the coding sequence ATGAAAACCAAGATAGGGCTTGAAATACACTGTCAACTCACAGCATTAAAGAGCAAACTTTTTTGCTCGTGTTCTACTGATTACAGAGATAAGGAACCCAATACAAACATATGCTCCATATGTCTCGGATTGCCTGGCACACTACCACTGTTGAATAGGAAAGCACTGGAATACGCTCTAATGATCTCATTAGCTTTGCGGTGTAGGATACCTGAGACAATTTCATTCTACAGGAAGAATTATTTCTATCCAGATCTTCCCAAAAACTTTCAGATCACACAGTACAATAGCTACCAGATAAGCAGTATAGGCATAGAAGGTACCGTAGAACTTGATCACAAAAAGGTTGGGATCAGGCGCGTACAGTTAGAAGAAGATCCAGGAAGATTAGTTTACGAAAGTGGTATGGAAACATCGCTTTACACTTTGGTTGATTATAACAGGGCGGGTGTTGCGTTAGTAGAAATAGTTACTGAGCCTGACTTTGAAGATCCAAAGGATGTTAGATTGTTTCTAAACAAACTTGCATCGATACTAGAACATCTAGGGGTATGTGATACTAAACTGGAGGGATCGGTAAGGTGTGATGCAAATGTTTCACTCGCAAATGGTAAGAAGGTTGAGATCAAGAATGTTGGCTCTTTTAAGGAAGTAGAAAAGGCATTACTCTTTGAAATATCAAGACAGAAAAGTTTGAGCATAAAGGGCATTGAGGTCAAGGCGGAGACTAGGCATTGGGATGATACTAGAAGAATTACCGTACAATCAAGAACAAAGGAGGAAGAACAAGATTACCGCTACTTTCCAGAGCCTGATATCCCCGCTGTATCCTTGGGCGAGGAGCTAATAGAGTACTTGCAGAAAAACATGCCTGAGCTTCCAGAAGCCAGAAAGTCTAGGTTCATTGAGAATTTTGGCTTATCCGAACATACTGCTCAGGTTTTAATAGATGAAAAAGGAATGGCAGACTTTTTTGAAGAGGCTACCAAATCGTACGGCAATGCCCAAGAAATTGCTAACTGGCTTGTTACAGATGTGAAGAGTTTCATGGGCGAAACTGATGGTATTAGGTCGCTGAAAATACAACCGGCGCATATTGCGGATCTCGCTAAACTTGTGGATCAATCTATAATTAGTAGAAATACTGGCAAACAGATCCTGCAACAGATAGTAAGGAGTGGTGAAATGCCATCGGAAGTTATCAAGAAATTTGAGGCTACAAAGATAAGTGACGAGCAGGTACTTGTAGAAATCATAGACGATGTATTTACTAAGGAGAAAGATGCTGTGCAGGATGCTTTAAAGAATGAGAAGGCGATAAACTTCCTGTTAGGCAAGGTGATTCAGCTAACAAAGGGCAGAGCAGATCCCGCACTTGCTACAAAGCTGATAAAAAAGAAACTAGCAACTATCTCTTAG
- a CDS encoding TIGR00300 family protein, which translates to MINFRKFEREIEVKGHLIDSMILTRIFDKIMDLKGDFEVLEFTIGKEKKSPSYARLLIRGKSKEHLEQLVEEVYREGAVSVSEENVMLEKAPKDMVMPDNFYSTTNNPTFIHKDRWIKVEDMMMDKCIVYEPVTKRAYCKPIRDVKRGDLVVVGEMGIRISPPERPREGVDVFQFMSSSSSSERPTQHIARKVARDIHDTKLKKGKIVVVSGPAIVHTGAAESLAKMIGMGYIDGLLAGNALAVHDIEYALMGTSLGMYVKDGTLAVRGHRNHMIAVNEVFKAGSIIEMVKKGVLKSGIMYECVRNNVPYVLAGSLRDDGPIPDCVTDVVEAQRRYKEVLKNADMVLMLCTMLHSIAVGNMLSSNVKVVAVDISQPVVTKLLDRGTWQAIGIVSDVGAFLPMVLHHLEQIETKR; encoded by the coding sequence GTGATCAACTTCCGGAAATTTGAGAGAGAGATCGAAGTAAAGGGCCATCTTATAGATTCAATGATACTAACTAGAATATTCGATAAGATCATGGATCTAAAAGGCGATTTTGAAGTTCTAGAATTTACTATAGGGAAGGAGAAAAAGTCTCCGAGCTACGCTAGATTGCTCATCAGAGGGAAGAGCAAGGAACATCTTGAGCAGTTGGTTGAAGAGGTGTATCGAGAGGGCGCAGTTTCTGTATCTGAGGAGAATGTGATGTTAGAGAAAGCTCCAAAGGATATGGTGATGCCGGATAATTTCTACAGCACCACAAATAACCCTACATTCATTCATAAAGACAGATGGATTAAGGTCGAAGATATGATGATGGATAAGTGTATAGTGTATGAGCCAGTGACGAAGAGGGCATATTGCAAACCCATACGAGACGTAAAGAGGGGTGATCTGGTAGTTGTTGGAGAAATGGGTATAAGGATTTCACCACCGGAGAGGCCTAGAGAAGGAGTTGATGTATTTCAATTCATGAGTAGTAGTAGTTCAAGCGAAAGACCTACGCAGCATATTGCAAGAAAAGTTGCACGCGACATACACGATACAAAATTGAAGAAGGGAAAGATAGTAGTTGTGAGTGGACCTGCTATAGTACACACAGGAGCTGCGGAATCACTTGCAAAAATGATAGGGATGGGTTACATTGATGGTTTGCTTGCAGGAAATGCGTTAGCCGTGCATGATATAGAATATGCGTTAATGGGAACGTCACTAGGTATGTACGTGAAGGATGGAACGCTTGCTGTTAGAGGGCATAGAAACCACATGATTGCAGTGAATGAAGTGTTTAAAGCTGGTTCAATAATAGAGATGGTAAAAAAAGGTGTTTTGAAAAGTGGTATAATGTACGAATGTGTTAGAAATAATGTGCCCTACGTGCTTGCTGGTTCTTTGCGCGATGATGGGCCCATTCCTGATTGTGTAACAGATGTTGTTGAGGCACAGAGAAGGTATAAGGAGGTTCTCAAGAATGCAGATATGGTGCTCATGCTTTGCACGATGTTACATTCAATCGCGGTAGGTAACATGTTATCCTCAAACGTTAAGGTAGTTGCTGTAGATATCAGCCAGCCAGTGGTAACAAAATTACTTGATAGAGGCACATGGCAGGCAATTGGGATAGTATCCGATGTAGGTGCATTCTTGCCAATGGTACTGCACCATCTGGAACAGATCGAAACTAAGAGATAG
- the gatC gene encoding Asp-tRNA(Asn)/Glu-tRNA(Gln) amidotransferase subunit GatC: protein MDSKAEVKHLAWLARIELDDNALEVYSRQIEQIISYFDVLDNISLEDVQILQRSVPYTNFRDDIPTQSNDNVLSVVKNTKDRFVRAPKMV, encoded by the coding sequence ATGGATAGTAAAGCGGAAGTAAAACATCTGGCATGGTTAGCGAGAATAGAGCTAGATGATAATGCACTTGAAGTTTATAGTAGACAAATAGAGCAGATAATAAGCTATTTTGATGTTCTTGATAATATTTCCTTGGAAGATGTTCAAATATTGCAAAGGAGTGTACCATATACGAACTTTAGGGATGATATACCAACACAATCGAATGACAATGTATTAAGCGTTGTAAAAAATACTAAGGACAGATTTGTGAGAGCACCCAAGATGGTGTAA